The genomic window AGAACGGCTTCGGTCGCTTCCTCATTATTAAAGTAGCCGACCATTACATTCTGCCCGCGTGCCAACACTTCGCCGACACCGTTCTCGTCAGGCGAGTCGATCTTGACCTCGACGCCGGGAAGCGGTTTGCCGACACTTCCCTTCAGGAGTTTGTTGCCCGGCCGAGCGACCGTCAGCACAGGCGATGATTCGGTAAGGCCGTAACCTTCGAGCACGGTGAAGCCGAGGCCGTGCAGATCCTTTTGCACCTTCTCGGTAAGTGCCGAGCCGCCCGAGATCAAATAACGCATCTTGCCGCCCATACCCTGATGGATCGGGAAAAAGACGATCGGCCCGAGATTGAACGGCGTGTTATCACGTATCCACGCATTAAAATCGATGATATTGTCGGCGAGGTCTGCGAACCAATCGCCGCGTTCGCGCAGGCGTGTCTTTATGCGGCGATGCAGCATTTCCCAAAGCGCCGGAACGCCGACCATGCCCGTTACGTGCCCGTTCTCGATCGTGTGTGAAAGGTCCTCGGCCGTCAATTCGTTAAGATAGGTGATCTGCGTTCCGTTCGCGAACGGCGTCAAAAAGCCGGCAGAGAATTCAAATGTGTGATGCATCGGCAGCACGGACAATACACCGTCCGTGATGTCCATATCGAGTACACTCGAAAGCATCGAGATCATGTTGACGAAGTTCTTGTGCGACAGCATCACCGCTTTTGGCGTGCCGGTGGTGCCAGAAGTGAATATCAGCGATGCGATGGCGTTTGACGGAACCTTAGGCGGCAAAAGGGCGTTGCGTTTCGCCTCTTCGACCTCAGGATGCATCTCAAAGACATCGTCGAATGTCCACACGGCCGGAACGCGGACGCTCTTGTCCGCATCGCTGCCTGCCGCGAGACCGTCTCCTTCGCTCGACACCTTCGACAGATCCGCATCTTTCTTGCCTTTCGCACTATTGCGGACGGGATCATCCGCGTTCCAAACCTCCCGCAGCCGGCCCGGCAAGCCGCTGTTTTCCTCAAGCAACTTCGGCGAGATCACGATCGCGGCAGCCTCGCCGGCCTTCGCAAAATTGATCACTTCATCGACCGAACTCGACGGGTCGATCGGTATCGCCGTCGCTCCGGCCTTCAGGATCCCGAAGTAGCTAATGCCCCACTCGGGCATATTGTTCGAGAAAAGTACGACACGGCTGTTCGGCCCGATGCCGTTCGCCGCGAAGAACCCGGCGGCACGATAGACCAACTCACGCACATCTTCGTATGTGTACTGCTCTTTGCGGCCGTCACGCTCGATGCGCATTGCGACGCGTGTGCCGAAACGCTTTGTCGCCGTGTCAAAAAGATCGAGCAGATCTTTGTAGGTATAAGCACGCTTTTCGACCGATTTGAGTTCTTCTTCCAGCGTCGGCAGCACCCATTTGCGCATACCCGGAAAGTGGACGTTGAGCCAATAGTCGTACCAATCGAGCCTTTCGGGATACCACGGCAGCAGCGGTTTCTCTTTCTCCTTGATCATCGCCTGCAACGCCCGGACGTTGTCGGAACGGTAAAGATATTCGTTATCGATCATGAACGGCTTGAACATCCCGAACGCATCTATCGTCGTTTGCGTCGATTCCTTAAAGCCTTCGGTCGTCTTTTTCAGATCTGAAATGATATTGCCGATACGGCCGCCGCCCCAACGCGGTGCCGCCCTGTCCATTAGGGCGTCGGCACGCTTGGCGAGTTTATTGAGCATGGGAGCACTGGTCAGCTCGTATGTGCGCTGCGTTACAGAGCTTGTCTCTATCATTCCCGCGAGTTTATTGGCGATCTTATTGCCGGTGTCCTTTTCTTCAAAATGCTTGCGTTTGTAAAGCCCGACCAGCCCGACGATACGCTTCATATCGTTCGGGTTCGAGTCGCCGGAAGATGCCTGAAAAACGAGCGGCGGATGATCATCGATCAGAACATTCATCGCAGCCGCAAGTATCGCACCAGCGACCATATCGACCGGAATAATGTCGAGAATCAGCTTTTCATTCACCGGAATCACAGGCTGGCCGCGAAGCGCGATCAAAATAAGCGGAGCCGTCGTCGTAAAGCCCTCATTCCATCCCGGGAACGGATACGCTTGCGACGATTCGACGATCGAAGGCCGGACAAGCGACTTAACGATGTCATCCTGCGAAGCGATGATCTGCTCGGCGAGCGATTTTGAGTAGGTGTAGATATTTGTCCAGCCCCAATATTCCGCACGTTCGGCGCCAAGCTCCGTCGTACGCTCGCGGATCCACATCTTGCGTTCCCGAAATATCGCGGATTTCAGTTCGCTTTCGTCGTCCGGGTCGCGGCCTTCCTCGATGAACCGAGCGCGCGCCGCCTCGCGGAACTTTGCGGCCTGCACGGCATCGTTGGCCTCTTGACGCGCCTGCTCGCTCAAGCGGGCACAGTCCTCGACCTCACGCATGACGTCAAACGTTGTGCCGACAAGCTCATCTTTTCGCGGGAAATATCCGACGACCGGCTCATTCTCCCAGATCGGCCCGGAACGCTTACCCGCAACAAAGCACGTCGAAACGTGCACAAGCCGCGGCTTCTTCATCATCCGCGCGAGCTTAATTA from Chloracidobacterium sp. includes these protein-coding regions:
- a CDS encoding AMP-binding protein, whose protein sequence is MKLSPTEIFKGKTIFFIGGTGFVGKVTLSMLLHNFPAIGKVYATVRARDANESNIRFWTSIVTSPTFDPLREKYGDGFEDFIRSKVVPVNGDVGNEYLGLDEAEAEAIMADTDIIINGAGNVTFNPPLESALRTNVVGSNNIIKLARMMKKPRLVHVSTCFVAGKRSGPIWENEPVVGYFPRKDELVGTTFDVMREVEDCARLSEQARQEANDAVQAAKFREAARARFIEEGRDPDDESELKSAIFRERKMWIRERTTELGAERAEYWGWTNIYTYSKSLAEQIIASQDDIVKSLVRPSIVESSQAYPFPGWNEGFTTTAPLILIALRGQPVIPVNEKLILDIIPVDMVAGAILAAAMNVLIDDHPPLVFQASSGDSNPNDMKRIVGLVGLYKRKHFEEKDTGNKIANKLAGMIETSSVTQRTYELTSAPMLNKLAKRADALMDRAAPRWGGGRIGNIISDLKKTTEGFKESTQTTIDAFGMFKPFMIDNEYLYRSDNVRALQAMIKEKEKPLLPWYPERLDWYDYWLNVHFPGMRKWVLPTLEEELKSVEKRAYTYKDLLDLFDTATKRFGTRVAMRIERDGRKEQYTYEDVRELVYRAAGFFAANGIGPNSRVVLFSNNMPEWGISYFGILKAGATAIPIDPSSSVDEVINFAKAGEAAAIVISPKLLEENSGLPGRLREVWNADDPVRNSAKGKKDADLSKVSSEGDGLAAGSDADKSVRVPAVWTFDDVFEMHPEVEEAKRNALLPPKVPSNAIASLIFTSGTTGTPKAVMLSHKNFVNMISMLSSVLDMDITDGVLSVLPMHHTFEFSAGFLTPFANGTQITYLNELTAEDLSHTIENGHVTGMVGVPALWEMLHRRIKTRLRERGDWFADLADNIIDFNAWIRDNTPFNLGPIVFFPIHQGMGGKMRYLISGGSALTEKVQKDLHGLGFTVLEGYGLTESSPVLTVARPGNKLLKGSVGKPLPGVEVKIDSPDENGVGEVLARGQNVMVGYFNNEEATEAVLHDRWLRTGDLGRLDEDGNLFIVGRSKDVIIDSNGKNIYPDEIEELYGKSPYIKELSVVGLPDEDAGERIAALVVPDYEYDITLNRSEANKKVEEHFREISAGLPFFKRVKVLHLTPFELPRTATRKVKRPEVVEMLQTLEGRSRSKTKNIVEAKGDDNALWIRKIVATVSSRPLSDVAIDDKLLTLGFDSLMFVELQAAVEDAGGRVISPDTLNEVQTVRELLTAVDRVDRSKKLADEPELKEKDEEKEIYIPGIVKRIGNAVVDLAQDTLYSNVLDTHIEGEANVPQHVNFIVAPNHTSHLDTGLVKRALGKGVAEQTVAVAAADYWFDTKYKRAYMNNFTTLVPIERTGSLRQSLRHVLQILRDGYNALIFPEGGRQKSGRIAEFKPIIGYLALNQKIGILPIYIWGTYEAFPKDMVIPPRKSIGASIGAKVGRFLEYSELKEMVAGVPNTEAYRLIAARVQHEIENMRDGKREPFDVAATRKAWKAERRKSRKQEPVIDE